The nucleotide window ATGAAATCCATTTCCCATTTATGATGTACTCAAACATAATTTGTCAATTTTCTTATTTTCTAATCTCATCGGATTAATGCGGACATAttagtttttttttctgttttttttgcgATGGAATGCGGACTGGCATGTCTTTGAATCTTACAAGCATGGCTAATAGAAAGAACAACGAGTTCATGACCATTTTCCTTTTATTATTTGCATCCAAATAAAGAACTCTTTATGCAAATGACACATCATTCTTTTTTTTATTCATTTATTTCTCCACATTATCAGACATCCCTTACAATGAATTTCTAGGTACTGCCTGGAGGTGGGGGTGCAGGTAGCGTTATAACAGGAACTGTGTAACCTGCACAAAAGATTTTCAATTTTCGCATCATAAGGATAATCATGAGCAAATATATAAGAAATAATGGCAAGTAGAAAACAGGCACATGTGTATATGCATAGAAATATGACGGTTACCAACCTGCACAGTGAGTGTGTGCACGCAACCCATTGCCGCATACATGTGTAGCCATGGCAAATTTGGCCAGACTGATCCTAGCCAGTTCACCAGTTGTGAATTTATCACAGACGCAGTGGATGTCTGTTGCTGCCCTTATCACCTGGCAACAGACGCTCCCGTGTAGAAGGGGGTGCTCGCCAACATTCTTCCCAATGTTCCTCCAGCATTCCCTCATCACCTTACTTTTATCCGCGAAGCAGTGATCTGCTTGTGCACGGTGTGGATATGAAGAGAGGGCCACAAAGACTAGGAAGCATAAAACTCCTATTGCCTTAACACTGGCCATCTTCTTATGTGAAATGGTATTATCGGTATGTGTTTTATGCAATAATTCAGCACCACTTGGGTTCTATATATATTGGTTGCAAACTCGTTCGCCCTTTGGTCATTTAATTAATCGAACCCTCAAGATAACTTGGATATGTTGTCATTTAATGTAGGCACATCTAGTTCTTGTATCAAACTGCAGATAGAGTATACGTAGATGGGTGCAAGCTAATTAACTGAACCCTCAAGATAACTTGGATATGTTGTCATTTAATGTAGGCACATCTAGTTCTTGTATCAAACTGCAGATAGAGTATACGCAGATGTGTGCAAGCTAATTAACTGAACCCTCAAGATAACTTGGATATGTTGTCATTTAATGTAGGCACATCTAGTTCTTGTATCAAACTGCAGATAGAGTATACGTAGATGGGTGCAAGCTATTAAATGCTAGTGACTGATTCTGATAGATAGATAGCAAGGATATGTTCTCCTTTAATGTAGGACTAGATCGGGACCGCGCCTTGGCGCAAGGGTGTCGGTCCCAATGTTTTGTTCAAACAGGTAATGCTAAGTTAGTAGTAATCCAGGTTCTGGCGCCATATTTTTATTTTGATGCTGACAGGTGGTGTCTGGCTCGACACATTACCCAGATGTAAACAAAGTACAAATCTTTGCAAGAGTAATCAAACATGAGATCGTCTTTATAGATAATGTAACTGTTGCCAACATATCTTGGCGCATTGTCTGGTCCATCCCATAGGTGCAGCATGCCTAATTCTAAATAATGACATAATGCCAGATCCAAAATAAAAAAGAGCAAAGTAGCTGCCTATGATAGATTGCTATTTGATTGGACATCATAAAGACCCAAGCAAGGAATAGTAATAGCCCATGTCAATAGGGTCACAACTATACATTCATTACAGAGGATAGAAGGTTCACAACAACTATACATTCATTATAGAGGATAGATGTTTAATATAACAGAAGCAAGTCAGAATCCAAAATAACAAAGAGCAGAGCAGCCGCCCTTTGATAGATTCTATTTGATCACAAAGGCATAAAGACCCCATTCATAGCATACAAATGGTTGTGCACAACAATAAGTTCACTACAATATACCAAAAGCAAGAGATACGTCATAACAACAGAACTACATCGAAAGGTGTAGCGGATGCCGATGCGTCTTAAGCTCGTAGCAAGCACGCAACTTCCCATGCAGAGTATATGTCCTGGCAAGAAGAGAAAAGGAGGTGGAGCACCACAATACATAATTTATAAGACTAAAGAGGACTACAATATCACAATAATTCGAAGGAGCAATTGTGCCTACTCATGATCTCAACAGATGCGACTTTGGTACATATATTTCTTCCATCATTTTTCATTTGAATAATCATGATCTTAAAATTATGTCGGTGCAGTTTGGTTATAATCAAATCAATCAACCAGCTATGCAAGTATGATAGTTATCAACAAAGAGCTACTAAAACCAAGGTATAGTCAACCTACAGGATAATTAAGGCCCTGGCTTTGATTAATGTAGTAGCCACGACTGACAGCCATGTCAACAACAATTTTCTACTTGATCTCCTAAAGAGTCTTGGTTCAATGATATAGAAAAGGTTACACATGTGAAAACTAACACCTTTTTAAATTAAAGCATGGGGTGGTAATATTTCACATACTTGTAAATTGCTTTCATATCATCTGGAATCTCTGTGATCTTTTGGACAGAGACAACTTTGTAGATAGTATTATTTTTCAGGACAGCAGACCAGATATAAAGTTCAGTAGTGTGTCGATTCGTTTCAAAGGATGCAAAGAACAAACTGCCGAGTAGGGTGGCTCACCCGCTGCTGTAGGTGTTGCTTGGAGGTGCTGGCAAATGGACGGGCAGGCCACCGGATCCAGCGCACGCGCAAGCTCGACGGGGAGCAGCGGTGCGAGAGCTTCGATGTCGCGGCGGCTCACCTCTTCCTCTTTGGGATCCTCAGCGCACACCTCGTCTTCCGCCGCCAATAGAGAACTACAGACTATACGTATACAATGTGATTGGCAAGAGCTAACACTAAGTAGGATTAGTTAACTACTTTGATAACCATCACAACTTGCCAACGTTCTTAGACTATCCAGATTTCTGAAAGTAAATACCATGTGTAATTCATATAAATTTGCATCACCCAGAAATCTTTGATGTGTCCTTCAAGAATATTAAAGCGGCTGAACTGGGCAAGAATCTTCCTTCAAGTACTTCCAGAAGGAAGATTTCAATAGCAATCTTGGAATAGTTCTGATGTGATATATTTGAAACCTTCAAGCACCATTTTTGCTAATATAACTGAAAGCTTACCAAGAAGAAAAATACTAAAATCAACTTAGATTGCCAGTCAAATGTACAGCCCAGCCATGATTATTTTTGTAGCAGCGCAAAGAACTAAAAGGTGCCACTTCCATGCAGCCAATAATTTTAAATTAGATGCCCAAAACATATGTGGATTAAACTTCCTTAAAATAATGGTGATGCAAGCCTTCCTAATGCAGTTGCGGCATGGCTTGCTCAAATTCTCGCTTCTGGCTTACCTCCTCCGACCAGTTAGATTTATCATTTTTCTTCATTTATAAATACCCATAGTGACACAACAACATCTCGACTATGCTACAGCTATCACAGTGGTCTACAAATTACAGATTCGTATATGTATTTTGTTGTCGCCTCAAGTAGTTTTAGATTAAAATCCTGATCCAGAACTACAGCTAAACTGGAGCGAGCGGTAGATTTCTTAGTCTGGTAATCTGATTTGGTAGTGCTTATACATCAAAAATTTGTTTATCGACAGAAAAACTATGTTATGCATTATTTACAAAAAAATTGTTTTCGTATAGGGTCAGAAATACATTTCAGCATCCAAAGCAATAAGAGAGAAATAATTTCAGTATAATCAGTATAGAGCAACAATATCTGAACTTCTTGTCAGTCAAAAGTAATAATATATGGAGATAATCTATCTTGCATGTGGCGCAACATTAAATTTAACAGATCTCAAAACCAGACATGAATGTACTGAGTATAAAGGACATACCAGAACCATATATGAAGTAGAAAGGAAGACGCTGAAGTGACAAGTGGGTTCGAGCTAGGCACATTTCAACTTTCTGTAGTCAAGCTGGAAAAACACCATAGTTGTTCACCATTTATCATCAATGGAAAGCAGCCATATGCAACGCAGGAATCATAATCATATTTGTTCATATCCATAGACAAATACAAAGCAGAAAAATATCAAAGAAAAGCAACCGTATGAAATGCATATCACAAGACACGGGATTTCGGTCAAgtggatttcaagggacctccaTTGTGCAAAATGATAAGGAATTGAGCTTGACatatgagagagagggagaaggagaaatGGACCTGTAGATCATCAGCGGTACGATGTCCTTAATGGCACCATCTGGTACGTGGTGGTGGCGGCTTGCACTCTTCCTAGCCAGTACCTCACCAGGTAAGGCAAGTCATGACCTTGTCCGGCTCTAGCAGCGACCTGCAAGCCAAGAAAATGGAAAGATCAGCGGTCACACACACAGAGGCTTTGTAATGGTTATTGATTAGAGTCATTTCTAATTAGGTGGCTTCGTAATGGTTATTGATTAGAGTTATTTCTAATTAGATAAAACACTGAACCAGTACAGAATTTTTTCAAATCTGTACTTTTAAGAGGAAAAGGAAGATCACTCAACATATCATTATATCATAATACATTCTCTCATTGGTGCACAATACTCTTTTAAGACAGAACTCAAAAAGTCAATGGTCAGGCAAGATTACCGTTTAGAAACCATCGAGAGATTAGCCAAAACTCAATAGTATTTGTTCTGTATAGGCAGCAAATAATAAAAAGAATTCCGCGGTAGTTTTAGTTTTGTTTCCCACAGTTTCTATGCGGGCTGCCAATACAATAGTCAACGCGTGAGTGGTGATCCCGATGGGGCACAGAAGAGCAAACACAGAGAAACAGAGTAACAATTTAAAGCTAGAAAATCCCGTGAGTGACTTTCATAATGCAAAACCGTTGGAACTAAAAACACATGTTatagtttgaagcaaagaagcaACATAGGCATCAGAGCCATCATTGTTTTAATTACTAAAGTGGCGTCAAATAAAGAACCCGCAAAAATGGCACACCAACAATTCGTCAAGCAGCTTTGGCTCATTACACTCGGTCGCCAACACGATATAACCCTGAGGTATTATTTTACTTACATTCTTAGTGAACTGATGACAAATCAAAGAGATAAAGTTGTAAATTGCATATAGTTCAAGAAATATGAATTGTACAAAGCAACTCACTAATTTGAGATGTGCTTCGTCCTTTGAAAGCAAAAAAGGAGAAAGTTTTTGAGCTATATTTTGCAGGACAGGCAAAAAGAATTAAATTTGGTTCAATTCAAAGTTTTTTATATCGGCATCAAATCGTTGCTCACATTCCTCCCAACGAAGACCAACAATAACACACAAATGTTAAAATGGAGTGATTACCATGGCAACAACTGCCAGAGCCCCGATCCTATCCATCCCATTCATTTGGATGTATATACAGGACGTATACGGGCATGCTGTCCACAAAGTGTAAATTATAATATTTACAAACATAATAACAAATTTAAGTAACCAAGAGAATCCGGCATATTAGAAGCGCTCACGGTAAATAACATTTTTGGTGTCTCAATTGCAGATCTTACTTCAATTTCACTAACTGAATGGCCAACAACAAGTATTTCGCTCATTTATCTATAAGAATATACATAGTTTTCAAGGGTTGTATCCTTACATAATCATTTGTATCTATCTTCTAAACCCCTTAAAAAGAAAGATAGGAAGAATAAGTTTCCAAGAGTACTCCATAAACTGGAGCATGCCAAACTATTTACTCGCCATGGCATTTTCGTCGTTTCACTCGCACGGGATATAAAAGGCCGGCTCCGCCCGTGGTGAAACCCTAGCCAGCTCCTCTCCCGCtcgctccgcctcctcctccccacccgcgcctccctctcctccttccccgcTGCCGCCCGGCCTCCTCCCCACCCGCTGCTGCCCGGCCTCCTATCCACccgcgcctccctctcctccttcctcgccgccgcccggcctcctccccacccgcgcctccctctcctccttccacCCCCCGATTTGGCACCGCCAAACCCTAACGCCCCGCCCCGGCCCCGCCTCCCACGGGGGGAAGGAGGAATGGCGAGGCGAGGTAAAGGCGGCGGCGTGGGCGGTGTGGCCCAGGGgatcggcctcctcctcccctacgCCTCTCTCCTCTGCCCCCAGCGGATAGTCACGCCgctcctcttcctctcccgcGTCCGTCCCGTCGGCGGCGGCGACTTGCAGGCAATAGGTGAGTCCCTgtaggggagagagagagagagaggatgaGGGCGTCTCGCGCTCGCTTGTGACCCTTAGccgtggctagggtttcgggttGGGCATTGCCTTCGTCGCCGGCGTGGCTCTGGTGGACTCCGGCGGCTCCTCTTCGTCTCCTCCCTCGCCCCCACGCGAGGCGAAGAAGAAACGAAGCAACTCACCTGGCTCCTCAGAACTCAGGCACTTTTGTATTTTTAGGACTTGCTCATATATTTATGTCTAGCTAGGTTCCTGCAAACTGGGTTTAAGAGATGTCTAGATCTAGCTAGGCTCCAATAGAGTAGATTTTTTTGATGTCCTTTTAGGTTTGTTGGCTACCTTGGCTGTTTTTGCATGGGAAGTTTGTTTGTTCCTATCCAATAGATGTTCATATCTAGCTAGATTCCAAGAATGTTTTGTTGTCTTTCTTAAGTTGTTTGGTACCTTCTTTTTTCTTTGGTGTTGATGGGGGCAGATTTATCATATAGTTCTTTTGCTATTTGCAGATAAATCTTTTGTTCTATATAGAAAAACTAAAACTACTCCTTTTAGGCTATCTAAGGGTCTGAAGTGACTAACATTGTAATTAGCGTATGTAAGTATTTATGCTACAATGCTCCCATTTTTTCCAATCATAGCTCTTGCTCCAAAATGCACTTTCAAAGAGGTGGTTGAGGCAGAGGTTGTTCTGCTATGCCCCTGAACGTTGTAGTGTCGGGCTGCATTATTTTCTTGTTTTGTATTCTTACTATTCTGCCTCCCCATTTGAAGCTGCTTGAATCTAGGGTGATTCTTCCTTTTGTTTACATTGTAAGCTCTTTCGCCATAAGTTGACTGCGGTTTTTACCACATCTGCTAGGATggctttatttttcttttctggtGGGGAATGCAAGGATCGGGTTAACTATTTACTTGCAATCAAGGACGTCGTCAACATGTAAGTTCAAAAGAACATATTTTAACATATTCCTGCTATATACATTTTATTTCCTCTCTGCTTCCTTCAAAATCAACGATGGAGACCTTGGCCCTCTCCGATTTTGAAGGAACCAGAGAGGAAATATACAAAGCATATAGCAGCAATAGTTAAAGACGTCCTTTTGAACTTACATGGCTATTTTTTCTACAAACATGCCAATCTACTTCCATCGTACCGACCTTAATTTGTACCTTCTCATAGATGTACATTTGATTTTGAGTAAGTAGGGAGGCACTATACGATAGCATACAACAGGAAATAGTAAAAGATTGTTACCATCCATGGGACTAACAAAAAATAGAAATTAGAATTATCCGATTGTCCTTATCATGCAAGTTGTAGTTGCGAATGGGACTAACAAAAATTAGAAATAGCATGTGAAAGGATcaatatggttgactagagggggggggggtgaataggcaactaacaatctttaacttttctttagcaatttaaactttgcatcaaagtaggttgtctagatatgcaactagatgagcaacctatatgatgcaacacgaataggaacacaagcaagcaagatatatgaaacaataagctacacaagtaaaggcatgagataaccaagagtggagacggtggagacgaggatgtgttgccgaagttccttccctttgagaggaagtacgtctccgttggagcggtgtggaggcacaatgctccccaagaagccactagggccaccgtaatctcctcacgccctcacacaatgtgagatgccgtgattccactattggtgcccttagAGGCAGCGACCAaacctttacaaacgaggttggggcaatctccacaactcaattggaggctcccaacgacaccacgaagcttcaccacaatggactatggcttcgcggtgacctcaaccgtctaggatgctcaaacacccgagagtaacaagatccgcaagggattagtggggggaatcaaatatctcttggtggaagtgtagatcggggccttctcaatcACTCCCGaacaaatcaacaagtttggttggctagggagtgagatcgggcgaaaatggagcttggagcaataatggagctttaatggtggaagaggtgagtcaacagggaagaaggagacccctatatagtgtgtggaaaagatccaaccgttacccaccaaccagcccgcggccagcggtactaccgcgcctggccagcggtactacagcaaggccgcgcggtactactgcttgcaaccaagcggtactaccgcacggcaaTGCGGTACTACTGTACcgacccacggtactgccgcGACCCCAGCACAGAAATAGACGCAAagctgggggcggtacttccgcatgcgcggtactaccgcgcccccccatgcagtactaccgcaaggcaaaagtcccagccagggggaaggggaacttccgtgcctacttccgcaaataaacggaagtagcaaaaacccgacacagtagtactacCGAGGGGtggtactactgcctgaccgcatagcgcggtactaccgcacggcgaaagcggtactaccgcggtaggtgcggatgtaaaaaattacatccgctcctactaccgcaaagggggcgacactagcctggtgggcagtggtagtgcggctccaggggagcggtactaccgtgggcaccagcggtactaccgcgccaccgcgcggtactaccgtgggtgcctacggtactaccgttgatccaggagcagtactaccgcaaccacaACAGCAGCCAGTCAAAGGAGGCaggaaaacggaggaagctccaaggaagagggaggggataaaaggagacgtgtacgtgatgattccacccaaacctttccaacacggaccccctcttaatagtacggctttcctacgactcaaatccaccaaaaagaaacgtagaaaagacgccgtcttcgtcagtcttcgaggggcacctaatcgtcttgtgcctagaaaagaagtgtctggaatactcatagcacacgattagtccgcaaatgcgttgtcatcaatcaccaaaacacttagggataaatatgtccttacaatctccccctttttggtggattgatgacaaaacgggatttgcacaaggaaaatactattaagtaaatgcaaacccctcctctctataatatagacgggctccccctaaaTGTGTGCCACCTAGATGAGCACGAATAGGAACagagctccccctatattatagagacaaggcatatctatcACTAGACAAGATAGTACAAACATAAGATAACTAAgatagatagagtgcatatgtcttacaccatatggagGATAGGTCTCGagggcacaaaccaaacaaaagcaaacgaggcaaacaggtccaaacgacaaagcaaacaaacacaccaagcacgacacaacacaaatccctacactctctccccctttggcatcgagacgccaaaaaggcagagaggacacctacacacacggggtggctcaggcagagaagtcgtctcactgctcctcgtgctcctcgtcagacttagcggcggggatagtctcctcgaggtcatcctctgaactggtccacttgtaGCCCTGCTTTGACATCTAGGCAGCCTCAGGTGTGATGACGTCCTCAGACccgccagacacatcctctccaaagagcctcatcaccttcttgtcacggcggcgactctccttgtcagtcacgtgagccctgtactgtcccttcgcctgcatgcagaagagagtcttcatcttgtccttcagcttcttggcccatgatggctcagaggaagaagtggtggacctagcagcacggtcctcagcaacagtctcagcAACAGCAGCCTCCCCCTCACTagcagccctcctagcagaagatgccttagcacgggtagtggtgttggcccagttgggcttgacgcggaggcttatggactcatggcgaatccagtctggagcaaggaactcatcacctggatacatcttctcccaagtggtggagagcagcagaaacaggtacggtccatagataggtaccttgcgagtgaacaccgcaaatcgaagctcacaccacatgatgtgtgagacatcaagtggctgagtctgagaagaacgtgcctctgcacacaagagcaacatgtccactagatatgcatgtaccttgtccttgtcgccaatgcgtgggaacagagtgttacggaagatgcgatgcatgatatccagaaaggagttcaacacccaagatgacttgccattggggagtaccttctcaacaaggaagggctgaagctggttcttgttggcagactcagagttggcatgggggcgaacgccaacgggggtgtgaagcccgtcatcaggaatgtgcagcagatccatgaactctttccatgtagcagacagctgacggccattggtcatccaggtcatcctccgctcctccccgggatgaaagtacactgaggcaaagaactgatagatgagctcagggtcatagtcaaggtgaaaggagatcaccagctcaatagcaaactgctccaccaagtccagagcctctccaaaatagtcacgaaacttgtccttccgcaggtgatgcatgtctatccacttgacatccacgaaggtagtctgcttgttcttgatcacatccagatagatgagagcctgttgcttggtccagaacaactcggtgcctctgaggatagcccgaggattcacatagggattgatcTTCCGGCGCTCGACATACTCAGTGGTTGAAATCTCATCCATGCCCTTAGccggttccttttgcttgctggcagtggtcttgacattgcgcttgggggcattggagccctctggggcttcatcttgggggttgcgcagacgcttggagccagtgtcacgactgggattggaacggcgagagccaccacctgagacacagaacgcaaaaacacccacaacagccaagagagattaatgcaaagaccacaacaaagcaaGTGAAACAAGCAGAAAGCACACATGATAAATGCCTAGAGAGAGATTTGGTCCCTACGGTAGTACTGCCAAG belongs to Triticum urartu cultivar G1812 chromosome 7, Tu2.1, whole genome shotgun sequence and includes:
- the LOC125526046 gene encoding uncharacterized protein LOC125526046 produces the protein MASVKAIGVLCFLVFVALSSYPHRAQADHCFADKSKVMRECWRNIGKNVGEHPLLHGSVCCQVIRAATDIHCVCDKFTTGELARISLAKFAMATHVCGNGLRAHTHCAGYTVPVITLPAPPPPGST